Below is a genomic region from Zea mays cultivar B73 chromosome 9, Zm-B73-REFERENCE-NAM-5.0, whole genome shotgun sequence.
GCACCAAGGCACGGGCGGCACGCCACTGTGTGCGGCACGCAGCCTCGGCCCTGAGCACAAAGTACCATATGCACACAGGATCACCTCCAGTTCTCTGCCCAATCAGTGTGCTATATCTGTTCAGGAATCAGGACGTCGCTAGCAACAAGTTGTCAACTACCCAAATCTGCACGAGGTCAATAGGAGTATCTCAAATCGGCTAACAAGTAATAATCCTCTCGATACCCGAATCGGTGAAGGAAAACAAGACGAGTCCGTCGGTCGTGATCGGTACCAATGGAAGGCGCAGCGGGGATCAGGACGAGGCCGGCGGTGTGCGTGACCGGCGCGGGCGGCTTCGTGGCCTCGTGGCTCGTCGAGCGCCTCCTCGCCGGCGGCCGATACATGGTCCATGGCACCGTCCGTGATCCGGGTACGAAACCCTTGCTCTTGTCTTCTTGCTCCCGGCCGGTGAACTGGCGCGTGCGTGCGTGCGGCGTGCCGACATGTGGATAACGTGCGTGGCGTGGCGCGCAGGCGACGCCAAGAACGCGCACCTGGCGGCGATGGACGGCGCCGCGGACCGGCTGCGCCTGTTCAGGGCCGAATTGCTCGACTACGGCAGCGTGGCGGCGGCCATCGCCGGCTGCGACGGCGTCTTCCACGTCGCGTCCCCAGTCCCCATGACCTATCCAATCGGTGACCCCGAGGCACCACACCTCAGCTCCCGCTGCTGCCCTCTTAATTTCTTCCTTCGGCTTCGCCATGCGTCCGTTCAGACGTTCAGTCTTTATTGGCCGACACCAACATCTTGCTGCAGGTAGAGCTGCTCGCTCCGGCCGTGACGGGCACCAAGAACGTCCTGAAGGCGTGCTCGGAGGCCAAGGTGAAGAGGGTCGTCGTGGTGTCGTCGGTGGCCGCCGTGATGGTGAACCCTGGCTGGCCCCAGAACGAGGCCATGGACGAGGCTTGTTGGTCCGACGTCGAATTCTGCAGAACCACTCAGGTCAGGTGACAGAAAAAAAAAGCTTGGCACGGCACCCTGTTGAGCCTGTTCCTCTCATCCCCGCCCTCACCTTTCTGTCTCCTCCCGTCGCTCCTCTGCCAGAACTGGTACTGTCTCTCCAAGACACTCGCGGAGCTGGAAGCGCTTGATTACGCAAAGAGGAGTGGACTAGACGTGGTGTCCGTCTGCCCGTCGCTGGTGATCGGGCCCTTGCTGCAGTCGACGGTGAACGCAAGCAGCTCCGTCATAGTCGATTGCTTGAAAGGTACGTACTGAACTACTATCTACTAGTAGGAATCCTCGCGCTCACTAACGCTCCATCTCCTGCAGGAGATCGTGAGGTGAAGCTGAAGCTGAGGAACTTCGTGGACGTCCGCGACGTCGCCGACGCTCTGCTCCTGGTGTACGAGACTCCGGAGGCGTCTGGACGGTACATCTGCGACGCAAATGCAAGGCAGATGTCTGAGGTCGTAGCGCTGCTCAAGGACTGGTACCCTGCCTACAGTCATGCTGCCACCAAGTAAGCAGAAACATACTGCAGAAGCTATATGCTTGTGTTGTGTTAGTCAAGCTATCAGTGCTTGATGAATCGCAAGCTGCTAGTGCATAGTAGGTTGCATTGTGATCAAGGGCAAAGTGCATGGCACAGGTTCGTGCAGGTGAGCGATGAGCCTTTGTTCAGCTCCAAGAAGCTGCAGGCGCTGGGCTGGAAATTCCGGACTCTGGAGGAGAGCCTCAGGGACAGCGTTGAATCCTTCAAGGCGGCAGGTGTCCTGGTGGATTGAACAGAACAGGCAGCGCCCTATTCCTGGATGACCTTCGCATTTTGTAAACCGAAGTTGCTGTCTTGTGCAAGAGCATCCCGACGTCCTCGGATAATGTAATAAAAAAAGCAAAAGCGACAAAGTTTGCCGTGTATTATAGCGGCATTGTTACTTAACGCTGTTTTATTTTGTGGAAATACTTAACGGTGTTTTAGTTTAATGCCTTGTTGCTTTTGAAACATATGAGAAATGGTGGCTCTGAACTAAAAGACATATGAAACACGACGCTCACAACCATAAAATGCACGGTatgtgttgacgccttttcggagcgccaaatacttaagaagaaccggcggcggtgctctctggtcaggcgcggacggtccgcggcctgggatcggacggtccgcgacctggcgcaggggctaaggtttcctgcctgacggccggacggtccgcgccctggggccggacggtctgcgcgtgcgcaggggcggcggaagtcgtcgacggcggcctggatctcgctcccgggagggaccccgtcgggaaggagagatcctaggggttgtctaggctcgggccggccgacctagactcctccaatcggcgtagagtcaaagagaggcgaagaatttgggaattgagaggctaaacctaaactagactagaactactcctaggataaaatacgaataaaagttgtattgattcgattgtttattacaaatcggccgtagacctctctatttataggggaggggggctggaccctttacacaactgattccgagctaatcccgcgaatatagctaacaaccgtagcacaaaactcggaaccctaatctgttctgcgcacgcgcggaccgtccggactgcggaccgtccggcctcagggccggaccgtccgcttgctCATTTCTGGttcaaacatatgcccccctgccttttggtggagctgggcgaaccaaaagcaactaactcgatgtgatcacatcggttctcttaggcatcttgccacatactaggatggtactgtttgaggaaacgcccattcaaagcctttggtaaatccttgccttgtaatgtttgtagcaaataggcgttaccagacattacctgttttactttataaggaccctcccagcttggcgaccatttcccaaacttccggtctttattccttagaggcaagatggtcttccacactagatcccctacttgaaatgactttgctttgaccttcttattgtaggccctggctaccataatcttgtccttttctattgctcccaaagctatcaccctcttgtcggtcacctcatcaatattatccatcattgaattataataatcagtgatagttagatcattttgtctggcgaacctgacagcattcaaacttatttccacaaccaatactgcttcctgcccatatacaagctcaaaaggagatactttagtagcactatgtttagatattctatgagcccataaagcttcggacaaaatcttatgccaatgtttaggattattagatattttcttttttatcaaattaatcaatgtcctattgctagactcggcctgaccattggcctgagcataatatggagatgaattaagcagcttaattctgtataattcagcaaattcatgtacctcctttgacataaaagaagtaccttgatctgtagttaaggtctggggaatgccgaatctatgaatgatatgctcagttataaactcaattacctccttgtgtgtcatgttctttagagcaacggcttcagtccatttggtgaagtagtcagtggcaactaacacaaaccgatgcccctttgatgatgaaggatgaatttctccaataaagtctaatccccatcctctgaacggccaaggcttgataataggatgtaattcggctgcagggaccaactgtaggtcgccgaatttttgacatacttggcaacccttgtagtacttgaaacaatcagctatcatactaggccaataaaaaccagaccttcgcaacaaccacttcatctttggagctgattgatgagtaccacaaattccctcatgtacttcggccatagctaatatagcatcatctgggcccaagcacttaagcaggatgtcattgactgttcggcggtaaagttcatcactcatcaaaatatacttgaaagttgttcgccgaatgttcttatttgTCCTGATAttaggatttcgtaaataattaagtataggtgtcctccaatcacttgcatcggcttcattgtcagccaaaTTGATgaaaagaacatttctggtaaccccggacggtccggcgtcatcacgcggacagtccgcgacctgggagTTTGGCTTTGCActagttatcagattttcagttttgtgaaacttccctctctttatccgataacctgatgcatcttgtgccaaatcattagctctgtgattctcaactctagagatatgccggatactgaattcgtcaaatgaatggattatgctccaacatttctcaaggtaactatttagagtaccatcaaaacattgatattcttctaacacttgttggacaaccagctgagaatcaccaaataccttcacatgttttactcccataccatttaagagttctaagccgaataggagggcctcatattcagcttgattattagtgcaataagttttcaatcggctagagaagtcaaaggagacattacttggtgaaacaagtacaatgccaattccttgcccttcattgcaaaccgatccatcaaaatataaagtccaaggagtaatagtgaggtatgacatgtctagctcATAAACATCATTAactcgatgttctacaataaaatccgctacgacttggcctttcatagatttcagtgGCTCATAGGCCAATTCATATTCTattagtgcataagcccacttaccaattctaccactcataattgggttatgcaacatgtatttgatcacatcggcttgaccagaaacagtgcaatgactagacagtaaataacatctacatttggtgcaggcataaaacaagcataagcataacttttcaataaaagtgtaccttgttttagcatccaccaaccttcggcttagatatgtcaccacatgctccttcccctcagtttcttgtgtcagaacagccccaatgaccttatcctcagctgcaatgtataatcgaaacgacactcctgctcgtggtgcttttaatacgggagccgaagataagtactttttgatgagatcaaatgcttcttgctgttctgcccccaagcgaattcggcatcattcttaagacgAAGAATAGGGGTAAACGCATTAATCTTCCCGGCtatgttagaaataaaccttcgtaaataattcaccttgccgaggaacctctgtacctcgaccttacaggtcggaggccccacattccgaatagacttgattcggtcagggtctatctctataccatgttcatgtatgacaaatcctaaaaacttaccagccgacactccaaaagcacatttacgtgggttcattttcaaaccatactgacgcattttatcaaaggctttgcgcaaatcagctatatgagaactaaactcagccgatttgactacaatatcatcaatgcaaacttccacagtgtttcctaacaattcatggaagatcaaattcatagccctctgataagtggcaccagcatttttcagaccaaatgtcatgacgacccactcaaataaaccaatgaagcctggacatataaaggccgttttagacgcatcttcttcggccatgaaaatctgattatatccggcattaccatcaaggaagctaataattctgtttcctgatgcattattgattaatgtgtcggctatgggcatgaggTATTCGTCTTtatgagttgctctatttaaattgcgaaaatcaatgcatactctaagtttacctgactccttcttctccaccggcacaatattggagacccactctgcgtatctgcaaggtctgataaaatcagcttctagtaaccagtggatttcgtccttgatgcgtgggagaagatctggacgaaatgttctagctctttgcttgaaaggtctgaaaccagacttgATAGGCAGccgatgtgagagcacctagagggggggggggtgaataggtgatcctgtaaatcttaaaaacttaagccacaaaactttgattaagtgttagcacagttaatgccaagtggctagagcgaagatcttgcacaatatgataatcacaagaagatcaacacagagaggacacggtgatttatcccgtggttcggccaagtacaaaacttgcctactccacgttgtggcgtcccaacggacgagagttgcactcaactcctctcaagtgatccaatgatcaacttgaataccacagtgttatgcttttcttctcaatatcccgtttgcgaggaatctccacaactttggagcctctcgcccttacacttgagattcacaaagaaatacggagtaaggatggaactagcaacgcacacaagactcaaaatcagagcaacaacacgcacacaagtcgcaacaagagctcgcaacacaactcaaagagttcacaactccacaagagctctagatgctatcacaatgaaccaaatgcgtggaatcgatgtcttggtgcttaggaatgttgtaggaatacttggtgtcctcctccatgcgcctaggggtcccttttatagccccaaggcagctaggagccgttgagaacaaatctggaaggccatccttgccttctgtcgtcgggcgcaccggacagttcggtgcacaccggacagtgtccggtgcccgatttatttccataaacagcgcagccgaccgttgccgaccgttgcagatctggcgcaccggacagtccggtgcacaccggacagtccggtgccactttccgaccgttggccagaccacgtgtcgcgcgcagattccgcggccgaccgttggctcggccgaccgttggttcaccggacagtccggtgtacaccggacagtccagtgaattttagccgtacgccgtcggcaaattcccgagagcggcttcttcgcccgaggcagcctggcgcaccagacactgtccggtgcaccaccggacagtccggtgccccagaccgaaacagccttttggctgtacacagccaattctctcttcttttcttctttctgtttctaacacttagacaagtatattagtacacaaaaccaatgtactaaggcttagaaacatacctttactcatgatttgcactttgttcatccatgggcatagattcacattagagcacttgtgtttgcacttaatcaccaaaatacttagaaatggcccaagggcacatttccctttcaatctccccctttttggtgatttatgccaacacaacataaagcaactagaacaagtgcaaaaacacttcaaatagaataaattcgagttttattcaattttggcatatatggatcatcctttgccaccacttggtttgtttttgcaaatcaaactcaaatctctatctctaagtcaaacacatatgttgaagtataaagagagtcattccaaaggagattgatcaaagattttaaaaactccccctatttcccataatcaacacttctccccacaagaagccaacttttgacaaaagagacaataaaagagttttgacaaaccaaaagctctactctactattttcaaatctctcaagtggtagctgatccatttattgctttggcctttattttctccccctttggcatcaagcaccaaaacgggattaatcttggccctataaccccattgctttACCaagatcttcaattaagagcaaatggcaataagagttcatgagatggacttggaataagttaccctctcatcggagtgcagtggaagtctttcatggtccaagtccaccttttccctttcaattctcctttgagactaaatcaagcaaactcaagcatatagttagtctcaaagggtcaagttgtaacacatctccccctaaacatgtgcatcactttgcaacggacttgtgaggtccagggagtgtttgtacaacttgagcaccacaataagcaacaaattgcagaatgaacatgatcaaaggcataaacacatgtatgctacagttcaatccaagttccgcgaatctaagacatttatttcactacgcagcctgcaaaaggtcttctcatctagaggcttggtaaagatatcggctagctggttctcggtgctaacatgaaacacttcgatatcccccttttgctggtgatctctcaaaaagtgatgccggatgtctatgtgctttgtgcggctgtgctcaacaggattttccgccatccggatagcactctcattatcacataggagtgggactttgctcagattgtagccaaagtccctgagggtttgcctcatccaaagtagttgcgcgcaacactgtcctgcggcaacatactcggcctcagcggtggatagggcaacggaggtttgtttcttagagttccacgacaccagggaccttcctaagaattggcacgtccccgatgtactcttcctatcgaccttacatccagcatagtcggaatctgagtatccaaccaagtcaaaggtagacccctttggataccagagcccgaagcaaggcgtaacaactaaatatctaaggattcgcttcaccgccactaagtgacattccttaggattggattgaaatctagcacacatgcatacgctaagcataatatccggtctactagcacataagtaaagtaatgaccctatcattgaccggtatgctttttgatcaacagacttacctcctttgttgaggtcggtgtgtccgtcggttcccatcggagtttttgcgggcttggcgtccttcatcccaaaccgcttcagcagatcttgcgtgtacttcgtttgagagatgaaggtgccatccttgagttgcttcacttggaacccaaggaagtagttcaactcgcccatcattgacatctcgaatttttgcgtcatcaccctgctaaactcttcacaagacttttggttagtagaaccaaatattatgtcatcgacataaatttggcacacaaacaaatcaccatcacatgtcttagtgaaaagagttggatcggctttcccaaccttgaaagcattagcaattaagaaatctctaaggcattcataccatgctcttggggcttgcttaagtccatagagcgccttagagagcttacacacgtggtcggggtaccgttcgtccttgaagccagggggttgctccacgtacacctcctcctttattggcccgttgaggaaagcgctcttcacatccatttggtacaacctgaaagaatggtgagcggcatatgctagcaagatacgaattgattctagcctagccacaggagcaaaagtctcctcaaagtccaaacctgcgacttgggcataaccttttgccacaagtcgagccttgttccttgtcaccactccgtgctcgtcttgtttgttgcggaacacccatttggttcccacaacattctgcttgggacgaggcaccagcgtccaaacttcattcctcttgaagttgttgagctcctcttgcatggccaacacccagtccggatctagcaaggcctcttctaccctgaaaggctcaatagaagagacaaaggagtaatgttcacaaaaattaactaatcgagaccgagtagttactcccttgctaatgtcacccagaatttggtcgacgggatgatccctttgaaccaccgctcgaacttgggttggaggtgccggttgcgcttcttcctccatcacatgatcatcttgtgctcccccttgatcacacgcctcctgttgatgaacctgttcatcgtcttgagttggggaatgcaccatagttgaggaagaaggttgatctcgttcatcttgttcctgtggccgaacgtctccaatcgccatggttcgtatagctgccgttggaacatcttcttcatctacatcatcacaatcaacaacttgctctcttggagagccattagtctcatcaaatacaacgtcgctagagacttcaaccaaacccgatgatttgttgaagactctatacgcctttgtatttgagtcataacctaacaaaaacccttctacagctttgggagcaaacttagaatttctacctttcttcactagaatgtagcacttgctcccaaatacacgaaagtaagatacattgggtttgttaccggttagcagctcatacgaagtcttcttgaggaggcgatgaaggtagaccctgttgatggcgtggcaagccgtgttcacggcttctgtccaaaagcactcgggggtcttgaactctcctagcatcgtcctcgccatgtcaatgagcgtcctgttcttcctctctaccacaccattttgctgtggtgtgtagggagcggagaactcgtgcttgatcccttcctcttcaaggaactcctccacttgaaggttcttgaactcggacccattgtcgctccttatcttctttactttgagctcaaactcgttttgagctctcctgaggaagcgcttgagggtcccttgggtttcagacttatcctgcaaaaagaacacccaagtgaagcgggaaaagtcatcaacaataactagaccatacttactccttcctatgctcagataggcgacgggtccgaagaggtccatatgcagcagctccaggggtcttgaagtggtcatcacattcttgctgtgatgcgctcttcccacttgtttacctgcttgacaagctgcacaaggtctatctttttcgaattgtacgttagtcaaacctatcacgtgttctccctttagaagcttgtgaaggttcttcatccccacatgtgctaagcggcgatgccacagccagcccatgctagtcttagcaattaagcatgcatctagaccggcctcttcttttgcaaaatcaactaaataaagtttgtcgtctaatacacccttaaaagctagtgaaccatcacttcttctaaatacagacacatctatatttgtaaatagacagttatatcccatattgcataatcgactaaccgatagcaaattatatccgagagactctactaaaaacacattagagatagagtgctcattagaaattgcaattttacctaacccttttaccttgccttgattcccatcaccgaatataattgaatcttgggaatccttattcttgacgtaggaggtgaacatcttcttctcccccgtcatatggtttgtgcatccgctatcaataatccagcttgaacccccggatgcataaacctgcaaggcaaatttaggcttgggacttaggtacccaactcttgttgggtcctataaggttagtcacaatttccttagggacccaaatgcaagttttatcacccttgcattttgcccctaacttcctagcaattacctttctatcctttctacaaattgcaaaggaagcattcaaaacatgatatattgtagaaggctcattaactctcCTAGGAAtattagcaacatttctcctaggcatattatgaacaacatcccttctaccaacatttctatcatgcacatatgaagaactagaagcaaacatagcatgagaaaaatcatcgtacgcattataactcctataagcatttct
It encodes:
- the LOC100193896 gene encoding Cinnamoyl-CoA reductase 1-like, which codes for MEGAAGIRTRPAVCVTGAGGFVASWLVERLLAGGRYMVHGTVRDPGDAKNAHLAAMDGAADRLRLFRAELLDYGSVAAAIAGCDGVFHVASPVPMTYPIGDPEVELLAPAVTGTKNVLKACSEAKVKRVVVVSSVAAVMVNPGWPQNEAMDEACWSDVEFCRTTQNWYCLSKTLAELEALDYAKRSGLDVVSVCPSLVIGPLLQSTVNASSSVIVDCLKGDREVKLKLRNFVDVRDVADALLLVYETPEASGRYICDANARQMSEVVALLKDWYPAYSHAATK
- the LOC100193896 gene encoding cinnamoyl-CoA reductase 1-like isoform X1; its protein translation is MEGAAGIRTRPAVCVTGAGGFVASWLVERLLAGGRYMVHGTVRDPGDAKNAHLAAMDGAADRLRLFRAELLDYGSVAAAIAGCDGVFHVASPVPMTYPIGDPEVELLAPAVTGTKNVLKACSEAKVKRVVVVSSVAAVMVNPGWPQNEAMDEACWSDVEFCRTTQNWYCLSKTLAELEALDYAKRSGLDVVSVCPSLVIGPLLQSTVNASSSVIVDCLKGDREVKLKLRNFVDVRDVADALLLVYETPEASGRYICDANARQMSEVVALLKDWYPAYSHAATKFVQVSDEPLFSSKKLQALGWKFRTLEESLRDSVESFKAAGVLVD